The following are from one region of the Leucobacter sp. Psy1 genome:
- the xylB gene encoding xylulokinase: MSTPRRFVAGIDSSTQSCKVVIIDPATGERLRHGTAVHPEGTEVDPEAWWQALTSACAAAGGLDDVAAVSIAGQQHGLVALDDEGMVVRDALLWNDTRSGESAEELVREVGADEYAARSGVVPVASFTAAKLRWVRAHEPDHATRIAAVALPHDWLTWRLLGYGPAGSRRGPNLEALTTDASDASGTAYFSPRTRAYDPELFTQAFGRPCRTAGTQSADARAVVLPRILAAHEQAGITPDGIVVGAGAGDNAAAALGLDAGPGDVVVSIGTSGTVFASTDRAILDPSGTVAGFASATGGNLPLVATLNAARVLTAASRALRADHDEVAALALRSVPGAAGLTVIPYFEGERTPNLPDATARLEGMTLANTQPEHLARAFVEGMLCGLSDGLEALLSLGVPAERLVLIGGAARNPAVREVARHIFTAPIDVPEQAEYVAIGAARQAAWALTGDLPRWNVPTVATMHPRPSLVIEQYHAHTRG; encoded by the coding sequence GTGAGCACACCACGCAGATTCGTAGCCGGAATCGACTCGTCCACGCAGAGCTGCAAGGTCGTCATCATCGATCCCGCGACCGGGGAGCGTCTGCGCCACGGCACCGCCGTCCACCCCGAGGGCACCGAGGTCGATCCCGAGGCCTGGTGGCAGGCGCTCACGTCGGCCTGCGCTGCCGCCGGAGGCCTCGACGATGTCGCCGCAGTCAGCATCGCGGGGCAGCAGCACGGACTCGTCGCGCTCGACGACGAGGGCATGGTCGTGCGCGACGCACTGCTCTGGAACGACACCCGGAGCGGAGAGAGCGCCGAAGAGCTCGTACGCGAGGTCGGTGCGGACGAGTACGCCGCGCGCAGCGGCGTGGTGCCCGTTGCGTCGTTCACGGCTGCGAAGCTGCGCTGGGTGCGCGCCCACGAACCCGACCATGCGACCAGGATCGCGGCGGTGGCGCTCCCCCACGACTGGCTCACCTGGCGCCTTCTCGGATACGGCCCCGCAGGGAGCCGACGGGGGCCGAACCTCGAGGCGTTGACCACCGACGCCTCGGACGCGAGCGGCACCGCGTACTTCTCGCCGCGCACCCGCGCATACGATCCTGAGCTCTTCACACAGGCCTTCGGGCGCCCGTGCCGGACCGCGGGGACGCAGAGCGCCGACGCCCGAGCCGTCGTGCTGCCCCGTATCCTCGCCGCCCATGAGCAGGCGGGGATCACCCCGGACGGGATCGTCGTCGGGGCAGGAGCCGGCGACAACGCCGCTGCCGCACTCGGCCTGGACGCCGGGCCTGGCGACGTGGTCGTCTCGATCGGCACGTCGGGAACCGTGTTCGCCTCGACCGACCGCGCCATCCTGGACCCGAGCGGCACCGTCGCCGGATTCGCCTCGGCCACTGGCGGAAACCTGCCCCTCGTGGCGACACTGAACGCGGCACGGGTGCTCACTGCGGCATCGCGCGCGTTGCGCGCCGACCACGATGAAGTCGCGGCGCTCGCGCTGCGCTCCGTTCCCGGCGCGGCCGGCCTCACCGTTATCCCCTATTTCGAGGGCGAGCGCACACCCAACCTCCCCGATGCGACCGCGAGGCTCGAGGGGATGACGCTGGCGAACACGCAACCCGAGCACCTCGCCAGGGCATTCGTCGAGGGCATGCTGTGCGGGCTCTCCGACGGGCTCGAAGCACTGCTGAGCCTCGGCGTCCCTGCCGAGCGGCTCGTCCTCATCGGCGGTGCGGCACGCAATCCCGCCGTGCGGGAGGTCGCGCGCCACATCTTCACCGCCCCGATCGACGTTCCCGAGCAAGCCGAGTACGTCGCGATCGGTGCCGCACGCCAGGCGGCATGGGCGCTCACGGGCGACCTGCCGCGGTGGAACGTACCGACGGTCGCGACCATGCATCCGCGCCCGTCGCTCGTCATCGAGCAGTACCACGCGCACACGCGCGGGTAA
- a CDS encoding carbohydrate ABC transporter permease, which yields MTDSLGTATSVSLRVPGRAAPKRRPATAAPGRRRLGGALLGLLAWVVALIFVTPLLWMLLTSLHAETDASTNPPSFFAPLTLDSYANFFGANGGVNPWPYMINSAVAAVVSTLIVLVLATMAAYALAIRRITRWSDVLFFLLSTKMLPMVAGLLPVYLIARSIGILDTWLLLIIIYSAMNLPIAVWMMRSFLAEVPIEVLEAAELDGARLPRVFIQILLPLTGPGLAATALICFIFSWNELLFASVLTSTAAATAPVFLTSFVTSQGLFLSQVCAASLIISVPVLIAGIAAQDKLVQGLSMGAIK from the coding sequence ATGACCGACTCACTGGGAACCGCGACGTCGGTCTCGCTCCGCGTGCCGGGGCGTGCTGCGCCGAAGCGTCGACCGGCGACCGCCGCGCCGGGCAGGCGGCGCCTCGGTGGAGCGCTGCTCGGCCTCCTGGCCTGGGTGGTGGCGCTCATCTTCGTCACACCGCTGCTCTGGATGCTGCTCACGAGCCTGCACGCCGAGACGGATGCCTCCACGAATCCGCCGAGCTTCTTCGCACCCCTCACGCTCGACTCGTACGCGAACTTCTTCGGGGCGAATGGTGGGGTGAACCCCTGGCCGTACATGATCAACTCCGCCGTCGCCGCAGTGGTGTCGACGCTGATCGTGCTGGTGCTCGCGACGATGGCCGCGTACGCGCTGGCGATCCGGCGCATCACCCGGTGGTCGGACGTGCTCTTCTTCCTGCTGTCGACGAAGATGCTGCCCATGGTGGCTGGGCTGCTGCCGGTCTACCTGATCGCTCGCTCGATCGGGATCCTCGATACCTGGCTGCTGCTCATCATCATCTACTCGGCCATGAACCTGCCGATCGCGGTGTGGATGATGCGGTCGTTCCTCGCGGAGGTGCCGATCGAGGTGCTCGAGGCCGCCGAACTCGACGGAGCGCGACTGCCGCGGGTCTTCATCCAGATCCTGCTTCCGCTCACGGGGCCTGGCCTCGCCGCGACGGCGCTCATCTGCTTCATCTTCAGCTGGAACGAGCTGCTGTTCGCGTCGGTGCTCACGTCGACCGCTGCCGCGACCGCGCCGGTCTTCCTCACGAGCTTCGTGACGTCGCAGGGGCTGTTCCTCTCGCAGGTGTGCGCGGCCTCGCTCATCATCTCGGTTCCGGTGCTGATCGCCGGTATCGCCGCCCAGGACAAGCTCGTGCAGGGACTGTCCATGGGTGCCATCAAGTAA
- a CDS encoding mannitol dehydrogenase family protein: MTTPHSAPADAPIRLGAPSLAALESRGLQAPGYDRTDLTPGIVHFGVGGFHRAHMAVVLDDLHRQGDAMDWGIVGAGVLPADARIRDALHSQDCLYTLTLKHADGTRERRAVGSIIDYLLGPDDPDALLGLLADPRIRIVSLTVTEGGYNVHPVTGAFVEDDAAIVADVAALQAGEAPRTMFGYVTEALRRRRAAGTEAFTVQSCDNIAGNGDVARTMFGAFARLVDPELADWIADHVAFPNAMVDRITPVTTDADRAELVAATGVEDAWPVVAEPFFQWVLEDRFGAGRPPYERAGVQVVDDVEPYERMKLRLLNASHQGIAYFGTLAGFTLVHEAMASEDFPRFLRRYMREEGIPSLDPVPGIDLDEYVETLLERFANPEVRDTTARLAAESSDRIPKWLVPVVFDNLGTGASIEVSAAICASWARYAEGIDEQGNAIEVVDRYTAEVTAVARTQEEDPLAFVRQEQFFGDLAARPGFTEPYLTALASLHTRGAAETVRRLGDGEAL, translated from the coding sequence ATGACCACTCCGCACTCCGCCCCGGCCGACGCGCCGATCCGGCTCGGCGCTCCCTCGCTCGCCGCGCTCGAGAGCCGCGGCCTCCAGGCTCCCGGCTACGACCGGACAGACCTGACTCCCGGCATCGTCCACTTCGGGGTCGGCGGGTTCCACCGGGCGCACATGGCCGTCGTGCTCGACGATCTGCACCGGCAAGGCGACGCCATGGACTGGGGCATCGTGGGGGCGGGCGTGCTCCCGGCCGACGCCCGCATCCGGGATGCGCTGCACAGCCAGGACTGCCTGTACACGCTGACGCTCAAGCACGCTGATGGCACCCGCGAGCGCCGGGCGGTCGGCTCGATCATCGACTACCTGCTCGGGCCAGACGACCCGGATGCGCTGCTCGGGCTGCTTGCCGACCCGCGCATCCGGATCGTGTCGCTCACCGTGACGGAGGGCGGCTACAACGTTCACCCCGTGACGGGCGCGTTCGTGGAGGACGACGCGGCCATCGTCGCGGATGTCGCGGCGCTGCAGGCGGGGGAGGCCCCGCGAACGATGTTCGGGTACGTTACCGAGGCGCTGCGGAGGCGCCGGGCGGCGGGCACCGAGGCATTCACGGTGCAGTCGTGCGACAACATCGCGGGGAACGGCGATGTCGCGCGGACCATGTTCGGGGCGTTCGCACGGCTCGTGGATCCGGAACTCGCGGACTGGATCGCCGACCACGTCGCGTTCCCGAACGCGATGGTCGACCGGATCACGCCCGTGACGACCGACGCCGATCGCGCGGAGCTGGTCGCCGCGACCGGTGTCGAGGACGCATGGCCAGTCGTGGCCGAACCGTTCTTCCAGTGGGTGCTCGAAGACCGCTTCGGCGCCGGACGACCCCCGTACGAGCGCGCGGGCGTGCAGGTCGTCGACGACGTGGAACCCTACGAGCGCATGAAGCTGCGCCTGCTCAACGCCTCGCACCAGGGCATCGCCTACTTCGGCACGCTCGCCGGGTTCACGCTCGTGCACGAGGCGATGGCATCCGAGGACTTCCCGCGGTTCCTGCGCCGCTACATGCGTGAAGAGGGCATCCCCTCGCTCGACCCGGTGCCCGGCATCGACCTCGACGAGTACGTCGAGACCCTGCTCGAGCGGTTCGCGAACCCCGAGGTGCGCGACACGACGGCGCGGCTCGCCGCCGAATCCTCCGACCGGATCCCGAAGTGGCTCGTGCCCGTCGTCTTCGACAATCTCGGCACCGGCGCCTCGATCGAGGTCTCTGCGGCGATCTGCGCCTCGTGGGCGCGATACGCGGAGGGCATCGATGAGCAGGGGAATGCGATCGAGGTCGTGGACCGCTATACGGCAGAGGTGACCGCCGTGGCGCGGACGCAGGAGGAGGATCCGCTCGCCTTCGTCAGGCAGGAGCAGTTCTTCGGCGACCTCGCAGCCAGGCCCGGCTTCACCGAGCCCTACCTCACGGCACTCGCCTCGCTGCACACGCGGGGCGCCGCTGAGACCGTGCGCCGTCTGGGCGACGGCGAAGCGCTCTGA
- a CDS encoding NRDE family protein → MCTVIVEVPQRVDAATRVLAVRDEDPDRAWDPPGQWWPERYPGVVGVRDRLAGGAWLAADPRAGRLAVILNRPEWIESAPETPLGSRGAIPLDSVSGRPVTDPPHTQSFNLVEVHAGSTRVSAWNGERLAPQQLSPGVHMLAHHAVDDPGTARIQHWLPEFRALAGLPDAGWRDAWVAVLARSAELQADDDRAIIRDNRSHGFPTQTLLACTAEIRPGAVDLEVIVSGDAAEGERLRLLRRADR, encoded by the coding sequence GTGTGCACGGTCATCGTCGAGGTTCCGCAGCGGGTGGACGCTGCGACGCGCGTGCTCGCGGTGCGGGACGAGGATCCGGATCGAGCGTGGGATCCGCCAGGTCAGTGGTGGCCCGAGCGATATCCCGGCGTCGTCGGCGTGCGCGATCGCCTGGCGGGCGGCGCCTGGCTCGCAGCGGACCCGCGGGCCGGGCGCCTCGCGGTGATCCTGAATCGGCCGGAATGGATCGAGTCAGCGCCGGAGACGCCGCTGGGTTCGCGCGGCGCGATCCCGCTCGACTCGGTGTCGGGTCGGCCGGTGACAGATCCGCCGCACACCCAGAGCTTCAACCTCGTCGAGGTGCACGCGGGGTCCACGCGCGTTTCGGCGTGGAACGGCGAGCGGCTCGCGCCGCAGCAGCTGAGCCCTGGGGTGCACATGCTTGCGCACCACGCCGTCGACGATCCGGGCACGGCGCGTATTCAGCACTGGCTGCCCGAGTTCCGCGCTCTCGCCGGGCTGCCGGATGCCGGCTGGCGGGATGCCTGGGTCGCCGTGCTCGCGCGGAGCGCCGAACTGCAGGCTGACGATGACCGGGCGATCATCCGCGACAACCGTTCCCACGGGTTCCCCACGCAGACGCTGCTCGCCTGCACAGCTGAGATCCGGCCGGGCGCGGTCGACCTCGAGGTGATCGTGAGCGGCGATGCCGCAGAGGGGGAGAGGCTCAGGCTGCTGCGACGAGCAGATCGGTGA
- a CDS encoding carbohydrate ABC transporter permease, which yields MMTVLSRVESHETGTDPTRASAAPTARRRPDGRARWSKRLPMLPALIFVIVVTQVPFLVTILISFTNWHAAYPNDIFFGTLENYRTVFTNANLLRAVGVTAGLTAGVVIVSAILGMGIALLLDRKFFGRGLVRTLMITPFLVVPVAAALLFKHAILNPSYGLLNGTLTLLFGENAPQPDVMSTQPLLAIGVVLVWQWTPFMMLIMLAGLQSRPLDAYEAAMIDGAGPWQAFRFITMPHMRRYVELAALLGTIYIVQNFDTVFTMTSGGLGTANLPYVIYQEFFVAQNYGVSSAVGVIVVIASLLVAMFALRTVSTLLKEEHA from the coding sequence CTGATGACCGTACTGTCGAGAGTCGAGTCGCACGAGACCGGCACGGACCCGACTCGGGCGAGCGCTGCGCCGACCGCACGCCGCCGTCCAGACGGGCGTGCGCGCTGGTCCAAGCGGCTGCCCATGCTCCCCGCACTGATCTTCGTCATCGTGGTGACGCAGGTCCCGTTCCTCGTGACGATTCTGATCTCGTTCACCAACTGGCATGCCGCCTACCCGAACGACATCTTCTTCGGCACGCTCGAGAACTACCGCACGGTGTTCACGAACGCGAACCTGCTGCGCGCGGTCGGGGTGACGGCCGGCCTGACCGCCGGGGTCGTCATCGTGTCCGCGATCCTCGGCATGGGGATCGCCCTCCTCCTGGACCGGAAGTTCTTCGGCAGGGGCCTCGTCCGCACGCTCATGATCACGCCGTTCCTCGTCGTGCCCGTCGCCGCGGCGCTGCTGTTCAAGCACGCGATCCTCAACCCCTCGTACGGTCTGCTGAACGGCACGCTCACCCTGCTCTTCGGCGAGAACGCTCCGCAGCCCGATGTGATGAGCACTCAGCCGCTCCTCGCGATCGGCGTGGTGCTGGTGTGGCAGTGGACGCCGTTCATGATGCTCATCATGCTCGCCGGTCTGCAGTCGCGGCCGCTCGACGCGTACGAGGCGGCGATGATCGACGGTGCCGGCCCGTGGCAGGCGTTCCGCTTCATCACCATGCCGCACATGCGCCGGTACGTCGAACTCGCCGCCCTGCTCGGCACGATCTACATCGTCCAGAACTTCGACACGGTGTTCACCATGACCTCGGGCGGTCTCGGCACCGCGAACCTGCCATACGTGATCTACCAGGAGTTCTTCGTCGCCCAGAACTACGGCGTCTCGTCGGCCGTCGGCGTCATCGTGGTGATCGCCTCGCTCCTGGTGGCGATGTTCGCGCTCCGCACCGTATCCACCCTGCTCAAGGAGGAGCACGCATGA
- a CDS encoding sugar-binding domain-containing protein yields the protein MAATPSAQQRRLLTQLSRAYYVEGRSKVQIAEDFDLSRFQVARLLQEAVETGVVTISIESGATEADERGRALATDLGVREVIVIDDAHDDTAVAMGRAALGYLDRHARPGQRLGIAWSRTLDAAAAYAPALPRGTVVQIAGALQLVDNPPSQNLFTRLGQDPAIHVIRLYAPLLVSAPETATDLIALPEIASAQRAADDLDIAVVSVGAWREGLSSVWQKCRPAEREAARAAGAVAETSGRLIAHDGTPVLTIDDRVIAVTLGQLRRAGTTVGVAYGSERAAAVRAAAAAGILDVVIMDAALADALVASDDTSQEVLT from the coding sequence ATGGCCGCGACACCGAGCGCGCAGCAGCGACGGCTGCTCACCCAGCTCTCCCGCGCGTACTACGTCGAGGGGCGATCAAAAGTCCAGATCGCAGAAGACTTCGACCTGAGCCGATTCCAGGTCGCCCGCCTGCTGCAAGAGGCCGTCGAGACCGGCGTCGTGACCATCTCCATCGAGTCAGGAGCCACCGAGGCCGACGAACGGGGGCGCGCCCTGGCCACCGATCTCGGCGTGCGCGAGGTCATCGTCATCGATGACGCGCACGACGACACCGCCGTCGCGATGGGGCGAGCAGCGCTCGGCTACCTCGACCGCCACGCCCGCCCAGGGCAGCGTCTCGGGATCGCCTGGTCGCGCACCCTCGACGCCGCGGCCGCGTACGCCCCCGCGCTGCCGAGGGGCACCGTCGTTCAGATCGCGGGTGCCCTGCAACTCGTCGACAACCCGCCCAGCCAGAACCTCTTCACGCGGCTGGGTCAGGACCCCGCGATCCACGTGATCCGCCTCTACGCGCCCCTCCTCGTGTCCGCCCCGGAGACGGCGACGGACCTCATCGCCCTCCCCGAGATCGCAAGTGCGCAGCGCGCTGCCGACGACCTGGACATCGCCGTCGTCTCCGTCGGCGCGTGGCGGGAGGGCCTGTCCTCCGTGTGGCAGAAGTGCCGGCCCGCGGAGCGGGAAGCGGCTCGCGCAGCCGGTGCCGTCGCTGAGACCTCGGGCAGGCTCATCGCCCACGACGGCACTCCCGTCCTCACCATCGACGACCGGGTCATCGCGGTCACCCTCGGGCAGCTGCGACGCGCCGGCACCACCGTCGGCGTCGCCTACGGCAGCGAACGCGCGGCGGCCGTGCGGGCAGCCGCGGCGGCCGGAATCCTCGACGTCGTGATCATGGACGCAGCACTCGCCGACGCGCTCGTCGCGAGCGACGACACTTCGCAGGAGGTCCTCACGTGA
- a CDS encoding sugar ABC transporter substrate-binding protein, with protein MQRRKSTVVASGAMLGAAALALTACSGAGGASGGSGDGGTVNVLMVNNPQMEDLQRLTADHFTEETGITVNYTVLPENEVRAKMGQEFSAQAGQYDVASLSNYEIPNYAANGWLTPLDEGVADADGFDPDDILQPMTDSLTYEDQLYGVPFYGEGSFLMYRTDLFEEAGATMPENPTWDEVADLAEQLDGSGEGVSGICLRGLPGWGEMFAPLTTVVNTFGGTWFDEDWNAQVDSPEFTEAVEFYVNLVKEHGQAGAAQSGYTECLTNLQQGNVAMWYDSTAATGTLEADDSPVQGKIGYAPAPVKETDSSSWLYTWAWGIQAAGQNQEEAKQFVAWASSSEYEELVAEELGWQHVPAGKRHSTYENPEYQEAAAPFYAQTEAAIESADPINPGVQPRPTLGVQIVAIPEWASLATGVSESISSAIAGDASIPNALSQGQAEAEKIAEKYRDADS; from the coding sequence ATGCAACGCAGGAAGTCGACGGTGGTCGCCTCGGGCGCCATGCTGGGGGCCGCTGCACTCGCGCTGACCGCGTGCAGCGGTGCAGGCGGCGCCAGTGGCGGGAGCGGTGACGGTGGCACGGTCAACGTGCTCATGGTGAACAACCCGCAGATGGAAGATCTCCAGCGCCTCACCGCCGATCACTTCACCGAGGAGACCGGGATCACCGTGAATTACACGGTCCTGCCGGAGAACGAGGTGCGCGCGAAGATGGGCCAGGAGTTCTCAGCCCAGGCCGGACAGTACGATGTCGCTTCGCTCTCCAACTACGAGATTCCGAACTACGCGGCGAACGGTTGGCTGACACCGCTCGACGAGGGGGTCGCCGACGCGGACGGCTTCGATCCCGACGACATCCTGCAGCCGATGACCGACTCGCTCACCTACGAGGACCAGCTGTACGGGGTCCCGTTCTACGGTGAGGGATCCTTCCTCATGTACCGCACCGACCTCTTCGAAGAGGCCGGTGCGACGATGCCGGAGAATCCGACCTGGGACGAGGTCGCCGATCTCGCGGAGCAGCTCGATGGCTCCGGTGAAGGCGTCAGCGGGATCTGCCTGAGGGGGCTCCCGGGGTGGGGCGAGATGTTCGCTCCGCTCACCACCGTCGTGAACACGTTCGGCGGCACCTGGTTCGACGAGGACTGGAACGCGCAGGTCGACAGCCCTGAGTTCACCGAGGCCGTCGAGTTCTACGTCAACCTCGTGAAGGAGCACGGCCAGGCGGGCGCTGCCCAGTCGGGGTACACCGAGTGCCTCACCAACCTGCAGCAGGGCAACGTGGCCATGTGGTACGACTCCACCGCAGCGACTGGCACCCTCGAGGCCGACGATTCGCCGGTGCAGGGGAAGATCGGGTACGCGCCCGCCCCCGTCAAGGAGACCGACTCGAGCTCGTGGCTGTACACCTGGGCCTGGGGCATCCAGGCCGCAGGCCAGAACCAGGAGGAGGCTAAGCAGTTCGTCGCCTGGGCATCCTCGAGCGAGTACGAAGAACTGGTCGCCGAGGAGCTCGGCTGGCAGCACGTGCCGGCCGGGAAGCGCCACTCGACCTACGAGAACCCCGAGTACCAAGAGGCTGCGGCGCCGTTCTACGCCCAGACGGAGGCGGCGATCGAGTCGGCCGACCCCATCAATCCAGGGGTGCAGCCGCGACCCACGCTCGGCGTGCAGATCGTGGCGATCCCTGAGTGGGCGAGCCTCGCGACCGGCGTCTCAGAGAGCATCAGCTCGGCCATCGCCGGCGACGCTTCCATCCCGAACGCACTCTCGCAGGGTCAGGCGGAAGCCGAGAAGATCGCCGAGAAGTACCGGGACGCGGATTCCTGA
- a CDS encoding HAD family hydrolase: protein MTSQDHDRSVSGRTLPRPSGVLLDFGGVIAETRTRKSWVDELTDIVGARIETASEDAPLTRERLRTDIIAGTQADSRWKDAMSRPQHPSELPYATLWGDFIAADWPPHLRARVTAQAEELCASLVRLREDRVLRPGIVEFVTAARDRGVAVGIVSNTLGASVYREFIDGAGLTPLLSAQIYSDEAGIRKPNPDLLARGASALGCALADCWYVGDNFDRDVLCGWRAGVGGNVLMEASGTWNLPFPALRRPDAIVADPPSLTDLLVAAA from the coding sequence ATGACTTCCCAGGATCACGATCGCTCGGTCAGCGGCCGCACACTCCCCCGCCCGTCGGGCGTGCTGCTCGATTTCGGCGGAGTGATCGCCGAGACCCGCACCCGGAAGAGTTGGGTCGACGAGCTGACCGACATCGTCGGCGCGCGCATCGAGACCGCGAGCGAGGATGCGCCACTGACGCGCGAGCGGCTGCGGACCGACATCATCGCCGGCACGCAAGCCGACTCGCGGTGGAAGGACGCTATGTCGCGTCCGCAACACCCTTCCGAGCTGCCGTACGCCACACTGTGGGGCGACTTCATCGCGGCGGACTGGCCCCCGCACCTGCGCGCACGAGTGACGGCGCAGGCGGAGGAACTCTGCGCCTCACTCGTGCGCCTGCGGGAGGATCGCGTCCTGCGTCCCGGCATCGTCGAGTTCGTGACGGCGGCGAGGGATCGCGGCGTCGCGGTCGGCATCGTGAGCAACACTCTGGGAGCTTCGGTCTATCGCGAGTTCATCGATGGCGCGGGGCTCACCCCGCTGCTCAGCGCGCAGATCTACAGCGACGAAGCGGGCATCCGGAAGCCGAACCCCGACCTGCTCGCACGCGGTGCGAGCGCGCTCGGCTGCGCCCTCGCGGACTGCTGGTACGTGGGCGACAACTTCGACCGCGATGTGCTCTGCGGCTGGCGGGCCGGAGTCGGGGGCAACGTGCTCATGGAGGCGTCTGGCACCTGGAACCTGCCCTTCCCGGCACTCCGGCGACCAGACGCGATCGTCGCCGACCCTCCGTCGCTCACCGATCTGCTCGTCGCAGCAGCCTGA
- a CDS encoding ABC transporter substrate-binding protein: MRRRSAFLGTALASATTAVLVLSGCAPSSTQEVSVRTVELGIPDENYSLDALIAAAQEEGPLVVSDTTGKIVDIAAAFEAEYGIPTTGTKLTGQEQVEIATREAQAGAVRTDVLLMTASEAAVADLIPQEVVTTWMPPDLVDEVPAEFQEPLMVTQEPMLIAYNADAYPDGCPVDNIWQLTAGPFSDRFVTPDPLLYAYQTSWYNQMEENHDTEVADAFEAEYGAPLETEEESATAEWVKRLAESKPLVTNDDDDSAAAVGAPGQEDPFIGIMSAAKFRDNAEKGYALAICSGLDPWAGLAYTKAGVIATGTASPNAAKLFIRYMLTEAGIGPQVADGKISTNTTVSIPADEPSGVAEVWDEILVFDSASLESDYFRAQDWADFWRLHHR; encoded by the coding sequence GTGAGGCGACGGTCGGCCTTCCTCGGCACCGCTCTGGCGTCGGCGACGACCGCCGTGCTGGTGCTCTCCGGCTGCGCGCCGTCGTCGACCCAGGAGGTGTCGGTGCGGACGGTGGAGCTCGGCATTCCCGACGAGAACTACTCGCTCGACGCCCTCATCGCCGCCGCGCAGGAAGAGGGCCCGCTCGTCGTATCGGACACCACGGGAAAGATCGTCGACATCGCCGCCGCGTTCGAAGCGGAGTACGGGATCCCGACGACCGGCACCAAGCTCACCGGTCAGGAACAGGTCGAGATCGCGACACGCGAGGCGCAGGCAGGGGCGGTGCGCACCGACGTGCTGCTGATGACCGCCTCCGAGGCGGCCGTCGCGGACCTCATTCCGCAGGAGGTCGTCACGACCTGGATGCCGCCAGACCTCGTCGACGAGGTGCCGGCCGAATTTCAGGAACCGCTCATGGTCACCCAGGAGCCGATGCTCATCGCTTACAACGCCGACGCCTACCCCGACGGCTGCCCGGTGGACAACATCTGGCAGCTCACGGCTGGACCGTTCAGCGATCGCTTCGTGACCCCTGACCCGCTGCTCTACGCGTACCAGACGAGCTGGTACAACCAGATGGAGGAGAATCACGACACCGAAGTCGCCGACGCGTTCGAGGCGGAGTACGGCGCACCGCTCGAGACCGAAGAGGAGAGCGCGACGGCGGAGTGGGTGAAGCGCCTGGCCGAGTCGAAACCGCTCGTGACGAACGACGACGACGATTCGGCCGCTGCCGTCGGCGCACCCGGTCAGGAGGATCCGTTCATCGGCATCATGAGCGCCGCGAAGTTCAGGGACAACGCCGAGAAGGGCTACGCGCTCGCGATCTGCTCGGGTCTCGACCCCTGGGCCGGGCTGGCGTATACGAAGGCCGGCGTGATCGCCACGGGAACGGCGTCGCCCAATGCGGCGAAGCTCTTCATCCGGTACATGCTCACCGAAGCGGGCATCGGGCCACAGGTGGCCGACGGCAAGATCTCGACCAACACGACCGTGTCGATTCCGGCGGACGAGCCCTCGGGCGTCGCGGAGGTGTGGGACGAGATCCTGGTCTTCGACTCGGCGAGTCTCGAGAGCGACTACTTCCGGGCCCAGGACTGGGCCGATTTCTGGCGCCTGCACCACCGATAG